In one window of Astyanax mexicanus isolate ESR-SI-001 chromosome 18, AstMex3_surface, whole genome shotgun sequence DNA:
- the scg2a gene encoding secretogranin-2 — MPSLSQLCATTGLPFLAWLSLLPLILYLNIGVHGATLREPQLWGNEPNAFRPSSQAPPPPSAAMLQALQYIQSLSKRTLHDPVINIDKPDVPEDDLEDLERVRAMLQLATPARTSSGMRDSRGEHRGEEDEGDGEEEKEDDKAQQWIQAVLSTLQQTEDQMSPQKTPHRESTHSLKSSHPLLTLSPAVEAKQEQEQWTGPGDYGRSLFDNQGVRRHHRKFPLLFEDKHGQDQPLKRTNENAEEQYTPQKLATLQSVFEELSRMPNSELKSDSKQQNTEDSEEGEESDRYREKKMVFDDILGDDEELMPLEERTEQVEEETHRREYNGGFGRGRDAQEQEDNVEDREDKRSSQLDLLETTKEKEDPDDLSRLVDYYLMKVLEKEQEQKRDQGKETEEKDSEDQEEEDEEDEEDSDREEERREDEEEESEERDKRRASLPQYTVDPQSLYQLIQISKKLQIPPEDILDLLESEGNRKLGKSWQRKPTQSKIPSLRYPGLYSTRKSPGTAPVYQRPLLQTSAPQMSSITQDILRILGLANMAKPNDKPLLRLNQYKSAPLALNYYMSERELPDYALSDTSRDQREADYDDTLGEDELASLLAAEMLAQRPRRSTQGVHDYFDQSVQSMPENRQSEQEETGESENDEETLLRILKYLNPESEDADETDINGKTVSGM; from the coding sequence ATGCCATCACTATCCCAGCTCTGCGCTACTACAGGCCTGCCCTTCCTCGCTTGGCTCTCCCTCCTCCCCCTCATCCTTTATTTGAACATTGGGGTCCATGGGGCGACACTGAGGGAGCCACAACTGTGGGGCAATGAGCCTAATGCCTTCCGTCCCTCCTCACAAGCCCCACCCCCACCAAGTGCAGCGATGCTGCAAGCTCTGCAGTACATCCAGAGTCTCAGCAAGAGGACCCTGCACGACCCAGTCATCAACATCGACAAGCCTGATGTTCCTGAAGATGATCTGGAGGACCTGGAGCGTGTCCGTGCCATGCTGCAACTAGCCACACCGGCAAGGACATCATCAGGAATGCGTGACAGCAGAGGAGAACACAGAGGAGAGGAAGACGAAGGGGATggagaagaggaaaaagaggacGATAAAGCTCAACAGTGGATCCAGGCGGTACTCAGTACACTGCAGCAAACCGAGGACCAAATGAGTCCCCAGAAAACACCACACAGAGAATCCACCCATTCCTTAAAATCTAGTCACCCATTGCTTACGCTCTCACCTGCTGTTGAGGCGAAACAAGAGCAAGAACAATGGACTGGTCCAGGGGACTATGGGAGGAGCTTGTTTGACAACCAGGGTGTCCGTAGACACCACCGAAAATTCCCACTGTTGTTCGAGGACAAGCATGGGCAGGATCAACCTCTTAAACGGACCAACGAGAATGCAGAAGAGCAGTACACACCCCAGAAACTGGCTACCCTCCAGTCAGTGTTCGAGGAGCTCAGTCGAATGCCAAACTCTGAGCTTAAATCTGACAGCAAACAGCAGAACACAGAGGACAGTGAAGAGGGTGAAGAGAgtgacagatacagagagaaaaagatggtGTTTGATGACATATTAGGAGATGATGAGGAGCTGATGCCATTGGAGGAAAGAACAGAGCAGGTGGAAGAAGAGACACATAGGCGTGAGTACAATGGTGGCTTCGGGCGAGGCAGAGATGCACAGGAACAGGAAGATAACGTTGAAGACAGAGAGGACAAAAGATCCAGTCAATTAGACTTGCTTGAGACAACGAAGGAGAAGGAGGACCCAGATGACTTGAGCAGGTTGGTGGACTACTACTTGATGAAGGTTCTAGAAAAGGAGCAAGAGCAGAAGAGGGATCAAGGGAAGGAGACAGAGGAAAAAGACAGTGAGGAtcaggaggaggaagatgaggaggatgaggaagataGTGACAGAGAAGAGGAAAGGCGAGAAGACGAAGAAGAGGAAAGCGAAGAACGAGACAAGAGACGAGCATCCCTGCCACAGTATACGGTAGATCCCCAGTCTCTGTACCAACTCATACAAATCTCTAAGAAGCTTCAGATCCCTCCAGAAGACATTCTAGACCTGCTGGAAAGTGAGGGAAACAGGAAACTTGGAAAGTCCTGGCAGCGCAAACCAACACAATCAAAGATACCCTCACTGAGGTACCCGGGTTTATACAGCACACGGAAAAGTCCAGGCACTGCGCCAGTCTACCAGCGACCTCTACTCCAGACCTCTGCGCCACAGATGAGCAGCATTACACAAGACATCCTGAGGATCCTTGGACTGGCTAATATGGCAAAGCCCAATGACAAACCCCTCTTGCGGCTAAATCAGTATAAATCAGCTCCATTAGCTCTCAATTACTACATGTCAGAGAGGGAGCTTCCCGATTACGCTTTGTCTGACACCAGCAGAGACCAGCGGGAGGCTGACTATGACGACACTTTGGGTGAAGATGAGCTGGCCAGTCTACTTGCGGCAGAGATGCTCGCTCAGCGGCCGAGGCGTTCGACACAAGGTGTCCACGATTACTTTGATCAATCAGTTCAAAGCATGCCAGAAAATAGACAGTCAGAGCAAGAAGAAACCGGAGAATCTGAGAACGATGAAG